The Winogradskyella schleiferi genome contains the following window.
CTTCGTGTTATTATTAATGGCATCAGCAAAGGTTTCCAACTCATCTAAAATAGCGTTGTTATTGGTTATATCTGGATTGTCAAAATAGATCTGTTTTTTAATACCTTCCGCATTTTGAAGAATCATATCGAAATCACCTGGATCTTCTGGTGCATCTTTCATCTTTACAACTTCGCATTTCTTTTCGAGGAAATCTACTGAGATATACGCATCTTTTTGAAAGAATCTCGTTTTCCGCATGTTCTTTAAGGAAATTCTACTGGCTGTTAAATTCGCCACACATCCATTTTTAAATTCAATTCGAGCATTCGCAATATCTGGAGTTTCACTAACCACAGAAACGCCACTTGCGGAAATATGCTTTACAGGAGATTGAACGACACTCAATATAATATCAATATCGTGAATCATTAAATCTAAAACCACAGGAACATCCGTTCCACGAGGATTAAATTCTGCTAATCTGTGACATTCTATAAACATCGGATTGACAATCTGATCCTTAACGCCGATAAATGCAGGATTAAAACGTTCCACATGCCCAACTTGACCTTTAACGGCATGTTCTGCAACCAAAGTTCTGATGGTTTCCGCTTCTTCAACGGTATTGGTAATGGGTTTTTCTATAAAAATATGCTTACCTTTATTAATGGCTAATTTGGCACAATCGTAATGCGAAAGCGTAGGAGTTACAATAGCCACTACATCCACAGCATCGATTAAATCGTCAATAGAATCAAAATAAGTATAGCCAAACTCCTCTACAACACGTTTAGCATTTTCAGTATCCGCATCGTAAAAACCGACAAGGTCGTATTTATTGGATTGATTGAGTAGTCTTAAATGAATTTTCCCAAGGTGACCAGCACCAAGAACACCAGCTTTTAGCATGTTTTTCTGTTTTTAACAAAAATAGTCGTTTTCATTCAGAAATTGAAAAAAGAAAATGTAAAATAATGAGGAATTGATAAGAGGGAAGCTGGAAGCTTGAAGCATGAAGATTGAAGCAGGAAGTTTGAAGTTTCACGCAGAGCCGCAAAGGCGCAAAGCTGAATCCGCAAAGAAAAAAGTAATGAAACTTGGCTTAATGATTTGATGTTTAGATAATCGACAAAATATATAAAATTTTATGCCATAAGTAAGAACGTATAGCTTTGCGCCTTTGCGGCTCTGCCAGAAAATAATGAGAACTTTTGAATTTGAAGTTTGATTTTTTTTAAAGTATTTTTACAGAAACTAAACTACGCTTTGAAAGATACATTTAAGCATCAAGGGATGCGCCAACAACTGGTTGAAACGCTAATTAAAAAAGGAATTAAAGATAAAGGAGTCCTTAAGGCTGTTGGCAAAATTCCGAGACATTTGTTTATGGATTCAGGTTTTATAGATCATGCTTATGTGGATAAGGCGTTTCCAATTGCCGCGGATCAAACGATTTCCCAACCTTATACAGTTGCTTTTCAATCTGAATTACTACAAGTACAACAAGGAGATAAAGTATTGGAAATTGGAACAGGAAGTGGTTACCAAACGGCCGTACTTTTAGAACTTGGAGCGAGGGTATATAGTATTGAACGTCAGCAAGAACTCTTTAAGAAAACCTCTAAGTTTTTACCAAAAATAGGGTACAGGGCTAAAAAGCTCATTTTTGGTGATGGCTATAAAGGCTTGCCAGACGAAGCGCCTTTTCAGAGTATTATTGTCACGGCTGGTGCACCTTTTGTACCAAATCCGTTATTGAGTCAATTGGCAATTGGTGGACGTTTGGTTATTCCAGTAGGAGATGATATACAAGTTATGACCTTATTTATTAGAAAAGGACCAAAAGATTTCGAAAAACACGAGTTTGGCGATTTTAGGTTTGTGCCTATGCTGGAGGATAAGAATTAGAAAAATCCCATCTCTGAGTATTCTCAAATTGTAAGTTACCTTTTAGAAAAAAGCATATAGTTTAATTAGTTGCTCTCATAAAAGCATCTTTTCCACCAACAACAGGTAAAGTCAATGTTGTTTCATCTAATTGAACGGTTAGTTTTGTTCCAGCTTTTGGATGTAAGGTGAATTCTTTATCGCTTGAAAAAATCATAAATCCAATTTGTTGTCCGGCTTTAATAATTTGATCATCTGGTTGTAAATCAAAATTAACGGTATAGAATTTTCCTGGTTCAAGATCTTCTTCTTTGGTTAAAGACTTGTAATTTTTAGGATCTGCCCAACCACGTGTAATAATATTATCAGTAATTTTTCCTCCTTCTTGCCAAGGTAAAGATACTAACCAAACCGAAAGATTTGCGCTTTCATGATTACTAGATAACGTGATGCTCACTTTTGGTACTCCCGAAATATGAAGGTGATCTTTTAATTTAGGGGTGACGTATAACAATCTGTTTTTGGAGTAGGCCACTTTAGCAAGTTCTCTACCAGAAATTGTAGCATCATCAGATAAAGTTTCAGATTTTACTGAACTGGAATTAAGCGTTAGACCACCATACATTACGCCTCCTGCAGTCAAATTAAGCGTTACATTAGAAGCATCAGGATTTGGATAATCTTTATAAGCCGTTGGTTCTTGGGTATCATCTTGCTCTCTAACAATGTAAGCTTTGTTTTCTTCTTTTTCTACACCATTATTAATGCCGTGAAGATATTTAGTGAACCAACGATTCATCATTGACATTGGAGGAGGACCACCATGTCCTAGTTGATGATAGTAAATTTGGGTTGGCAATCCCTTTTCTTTGGCGGCTTTATAGATACGGTAACTATGTTCTGGCATTACATTCCAATCATTGAAACCGTGAGACATCAATAGGGCGGCTTTCATTTTATCCATCTGATTGAGATAATCTCTTCCTGACCAAAACTCATTATAATCGCCAGTTTCTCTATCCATACCATTTTTCATTTCGGTATCTCTAACAGTTTTATTATTGTAAGCGCGATTTTCTTCTTTGCCACTATGCACAAAGTCATAAAGCACATCAATATCTTCACCTAAATACCCTCCAGGAGAACGTACTAAGCCATTGGAACGATAGTAATGATAGTAAGACGTATTTGGTGCAATAGGAATGATGGCTTCTAGACCTTCAACACCTGTAGTTGCAGCTGCCAAAGGTAATGTCCCGTTATAAGACGTACCTGTCATACCAATTTTTCCTGTTGACCAATAAGCTATTACTTCATCGTTACCCTCTCTTTCAGTATAGCCTTTTGCACGTCCGCATAACCAGTCGATCACTGCTTTTGGAGCTAGAGATTCGTTTTTTCCACCAATGGTTGGTGCGCCATCTGATAATCCTGTGCCTGGCGAAGAGGAATGTACTACGATATAGCCTCTTGGTACCCATTTTGTTATATGCGAGTTTGAAATAATTGGACGTTGTCCGCGACGTGTGACTTCAGGATGAAAACGTTCTTTTGCAGTTCCTCCTAATTCAACATTGACATCCCACATAGTGCCTGGAGCATCAGCTGCAACGCCAGCAAAATAGGGACTGGATACATAGATTACAGGTAATTTTAAATCTTCAGTTTCGGTTTGTTCCGGTCGTGTTACAGCAACGTGCATGCGATCTGGTTCTCCATCGCCATCGGTATCAAATTCTGTTTCTACCCATAAATCATGTCTAATCCATTTTTCTGAATTACTAAATGCTTCTACTATCTGAGCTTCGCCATCCTTGAAAATCGGTGTTGCTTTCTCCGTGGAATTTTGTGAATATCCAATGAAAGAAAATAATACAGCAAAACTTAGAATTGGACTTAATTTGAGTGAAAATGTCATATAACGATTGATTTTAAAACGATAGGATAAATGTAAGTTAAATTCATCAAAACTCAACGAAGTTGTTTTGTATTATGAATTAGCTCTTTCAATTTGAATCGTTGCGAGGTGATAAATTGGTATAGACGTCATAATTATGTAATTGATCATTTCGTTCTGGATGCCAATTCTGAAAGTTTCATTTAAAATTAACTTGAATAGCCGAAACTGAAATTGATTCCCTTTTCATTATTCCTTCGGCAAATAAACTTCAGGAATAGGATGTTTATCAGATTCTTGCATCCAATAGATGTTGATAACCCACCAACGCTTTCCATCATTAAATAATTGAATACTGTTTATGCCACGCATAAAAGGTTCTTCATCGTCTTTACTTTTATAAGATTCATAGGTGCTTAAAACGTGAGAAATATTCCCAAAGGTTTGGGTTTCCCGTTTTATTTCTATCTCGTGAAAACCGTTATCTACTAACCATTTTCCAGAAGTTTTTATATAATCTTCTGGTGACATATAACGTATAGTGGTTTCACCTTTTTTATTTTTTCCTGTAGGAATGAGTTTAGCATCTTTTCTAAAAAGATGCTTAAATAATTCCCAATTGCGTGCTTCGCCTTTATCGCCAGAGATTACGGAATATAAGGTCGCAATTGTACTGTCTAAAGTAGCGACATTTTTTGAGTAGTCTTTTTTTTCTTGTGCTGAGAGATTTATTGTAATAAGAAATATAAGAACTGTGAAATTCGTTTTCATATACTTTATTGATTTTGATCGA
Protein-coding sequences here:
- a CDS encoding protein-L-isoaspartate(D-aspartate) O-methyltransferase, giving the protein MKDTFKHQGMRQQLVETLIKKGIKDKGVLKAVGKIPRHLFMDSGFIDHAYVDKAFPIAADQTISQPYTVAFQSELLQVQQGDKVLEIGTGSGYQTAVLLELGARVYSIERQQELFKKTSKFLPKIGYRAKKLIFGDGYKGLPDEAPFQSIIVTAGAPFVPNPLLSQLAIGGRLVIPVGDDIQVMTLFIRKGPKDFEKHEFGDFRFVPMLEDKN
- a CDS encoding Xaa-Pro dipeptidyl-peptidase — protein: MTFSLKLSPILSFAVLFSFIGYSQNSTEKATPIFKDGEAQIVEAFSNSEKWIRHDLWVETEFDTDGDGEPDRMHVAVTRPEQTETEDLKLPVIYVSSPYFAGVAADAPGTMWDVNVELGGTAKERFHPEVTRRGQRPIISNSHITKWVPRGYIVVHSSSPGTGLSDGAPTIGGKNESLAPKAVIDWLCGRAKGYTEREGNDEVIAYWSTGKIGMTGTSYNGTLPLAAATTGVEGLEAIIPIAPNTSYYHYYRSNGLVRSPGGYLGEDIDVLYDFVHSGKEENRAYNNKTVRDTEMKNGMDRETGDYNEFWSGRDYLNQMDKMKAALLMSHGFNDWNVMPEHSYRIYKAAKEKGLPTQIYYHQLGHGGPPPMSMMNRWFTKYLHGINNGVEKEENKAYIVREQDDTQEPTAYKDYPNPDASNVTLNLTAGGVMYGGLTLNSSSVKSETLSDDATISGRELAKVAYSKNRLLYVTPKLKDHLHISGVPKVSITLSSNHESANLSVWLVSLPWQEGGKITDNIITRGWADPKNYKSLTKEEDLEPGKFYTVNFDLQPDDQIIKAGQQIGFMIFSSDKEFTLHPKAGTKLTVQLDETTLTLPVVGGKDAFMRATN
- a CDS encoding Gfo/Idh/MocA family protein; this encodes MLKAGVLGAGHLGKIHLRLLNQSNKYDLVGFYDADTENAKRVVEEFGYTYFDSIDDLIDAVDVVAIVTPTLSHYDCAKLAINKGKHIFIEKPITNTVEEAETIRTLVAEHAVKGQVGHVERFNPAFIGVKDQIVNPMFIECHRLAEFNPRGTDVPVVLDLMIHDIDIILSVVQSPVKHISASGVSVVSETPDIANARIEFKNGCVANLTASRISLKNMRKTRFFQKDAYISVDFLEKKCEVVKMKDAPEDPGDFDMILQNAEGIKKQIYFDNPDITNNNAILDELETFADAINNNTKPIVTLHDGTEALRVANMIINQF